Proteins found in one Syntrophales bacterium genomic segment:
- a CDS encoding thiolase family protein: MAHHKKNRNVGIIGIGQTKHSSHREDVNQPELIHEAVRLALQDANLTMKDIDCVVHGNMELFEMVHQPDLWHVLGTGAYGKDCIRITTGGTVGATLSCASDNLAASGMYDIVMAIGFEKLQEGHTTGGITNMADPLWFRKIQAGALTGSSAYDVEREFGLERANRASLTYRIIMDKHACLNPNAHRAFGLEFSQIDDLIRTSPKLVGELKLIEMCSQSDGACCVIFACEQKAKELAPTPVWIRDHITVHREETFNIFGYDRTVPVIKTHKFAAEQLFRRNGIKDPINYFDVFEMYDPATWWAIDWLRDFFALPGDEHLKLVENKEIMIGGRMPINPSGGVIGSNPIGATALIRVAEAALQVRGNAGPHQIPTPVRHALASGFGGTMWTVMTMLENELNW, encoded by the coding sequence ATGGCGCATCACAAAAAAAACAGAAATGTCGGCATTATCGGCATCGGTCAGACGAAGCATTCCAGCCATCGCGAGGACGTCAACCAGCCGGAATTGATCCATGAAGCCGTCAGATTGGCGCTGCAAGACGCGAACCTGACCATGAAAGACATCGACTGCGTCGTGCACGGCAACATGGAGCTCTTTGAGATGGTCCACCAGCCGGATCTCTGGCATGTTTTGGGAACCGGCGCTTACGGCAAGGACTGCATCCGGATCACCACCGGCGGCACAGTTGGAGCAACGCTTTCCTGCGCTTCAGACAATCTCGCGGCTTCGGGAATGTACGATATCGTCATGGCGATCGGATTTGAGAAACTGCAGGAGGGACACACCACGGGAGGCATCACCAACATGGCGGATCCCCTCTGGTTTCGAAAAATTCAGGCGGGGGCGCTTACCGGCTCCTCGGCCTACGACGTCGAACGGGAATTCGGTTTGGAGCGCGCCAACCGGGCGTCGCTTACCTACCGCATCATTATGGACAAGCACGCGTGCCTCAACCCCAACGCACACCGCGCCTTCGGCCTTGAATTCAGCCAGATCGACGATTTGATCCGAACCTCGCCTAAACTCGTGGGCGAGCTGAAACTCATCGAAATGTGCTCCCAGTCCGACGGGGCTTGCTGCGTCATCTTCGCCTGCGAGCAGAAGGCGAAGGAGCTTGCCCCGACGCCGGTCTGGATACGGGACCATATCACCGTCCACCGGGAGGAGACATTCAACATCTTCGGCTACGACCGGACAGTCCCTGTCATAAAAACTCATAAATTCGCGGCGGAGCAGCTCTTCCGGCGCAACGGGATCAAAGACCCGATAAACTACTTCGATGTGTTCGAAATGTACGATCCGGCCACCTGGTGGGCCATTGACTGGCTCAGGGACTTTTTTGCCCTGCCCGGCGATGAGCATCTCAAGCTCGTCGAGAACAAGGAGATCATGATCGGCGGCAGGATGCCCATCAACCCGTCGGGCGGCGTTATCGGGTCGAACCCCATCGGGGCAACCGCGCTGATCCGGGTGGCCGAGGCGGCGCTGCAGGTGCGCGGCAATGCCGGCCCGCACCAGATTCCTACCCCGGTCAGGCACGCGCTTGCCTCCGGGTTCGGCGGCACCATGTGGACCGTGATGACAATGCTGGAAAATGAACTGAACTGGTAG
- a CDS encoding thiolase family protein, translating to MDKRLAVCAVAQIKNHPNYHYLRFQNMLLECFEPILEQTKATFDMETGIRTIITCSDDVFDARTISDNGITDVVGAHFRGEEKIAQESINGLGYAMACILSGHDDVILFMGHCKESQGESRRMVSNLAYDPFYCRPLGMDYHNVAALQARTYMEKSQVTDEQMAKIVVRSRKNGAKNPYGRENKIVDEDEVLNSPLYSDPLRELHLYPVTDWAFGMLLCSEVRAEEFTTNPVWITGYGSCMDRYFIGDRDLASNFSLKNAAQRAYAMAGIKYPREEIQIFELGDQAAYQLPLWAEGVGIADEGQGGKWLDEGGMETFNVNLSGGQLNGNPLLLGGAARVIECYYQLSHQAGERQVKNVKRAVAQAATGGAGQHQAVIVMEAQGG from the coding sequence ATGGATAAAAGATTAGCTGTCTGTGCAGTGGCGCAGATTAAAAATCATCCCAATTATCATTATTTGCGTTTTCAAAACATGCTGCTCGAGTGCTTTGAGCCGATCCTTGAGCAGACGAAGGCGACCTTCGACATGGAAACGGGCATCCGCACCATCATCACCTGCTCGGATGACGTGTTCGATGCGCGCACCATCTCCGACAATGGCATTACGGATGTCGTGGGGGCGCATTTCCGCGGGGAGGAAAAGATCGCGCAGGAGAGCATCAACGGCCTCGGCTACGCGATGGCCTGCATCCTTTCCGGTCACGACGACGTCATCCTGTTTATGGGCCACTGCAAGGAGTCGCAGGGGGAAAGCCGCCGGATGGTTTCCAACCTCGCCTATGACCCCTTCTATTGCCGGCCTCTCGGCATGGACTACCACAACGTGGCCGCCCTGCAGGCCCGGACTTATATGGAAAAATCGCAGGTTACCGACGAGCAGATGGCAAAAATAGTGGTGCGTTCACGAAAGAACGGGGCAAAAAACCCCTATGGCCGCGAAAATAAAATCGTTGACGAGGATGAAGTGCTGAATTCTCCTTTGTACTCGGACCCGCTGCGGGAGCTGCACCTCTATCCGGTCACCGATTGGGCGTTCGGAATGCTGCTGTGCAGCGAAGTGCGGGCAGAGGAGTTTACGACAAATCCCGTCTGGATCACCGGCTATGGAAGCTGCATGGACCGGTATTTCATAGGTGACCGGGACCTTGCGTCCAACTTTTCGCTGAAAAATGCCGCCCAGCGGGCATACGCGATGGCCGGGATCAAATATCCCCGCGAGGAGATACAAATTTTCGAGCTTGGCGACCAGGCCGCGTATCAGCTCCCGCTGTGGGCCGAGGGGGTCGGCATTGCCGATGAAGGGCAGGGCGGTAAGTGGCTCGACGAGGGCGGCATGGAGACATTCAACGTGAACCTGTCCGGGGGACAACTGAATGGCAACCCGCTTCTCCTCGGAGGGGCGGCCAGGGTTATTGAATGTTACTATCAGCTCTCCCATCAGGCCGGTGAGCGACAAGTCAAAAACGTGAAACGGGCCGTCGCCCAGGCGGCAACCGGCGGGGCCGGGCAGCATCAGGCCGTAATCGTCATGGAAGCGCAGGGAGGTTGA
- a CDS encoding PHP domain-containing protein yields the protein MLLKGCLHTHTTCSDGELSPQEAAAAYEAKGYDFIAFTDHDHLLKKNYLDVYRQVKTDMIIFYGIELTVFVNGYVHVGKIAGDQEELHIFNHIGEYDFTPEQLLARLAELEKLYPLDAVEITKKGFRDRVFEALEIAYPKIASDDSHTLAGIGRAWVELDAKREKDSIIKSVKKGEFWNCYLH from the coding sequence ATGCTCCTCAAAGGCTGTTTACATACGCACACAACTTGCTCGGATGGTGAACTTTCCCCCCAGGAAGCGGCCGCTGCCTACGAAGCAAAAGGATATGATTTTATAGCCTTTACGGATCATGATCACCTGCTGAAGAAAAACTATCTGGACGTTTACCGGCAGGTAAAAACGGACATGATTATTTTTTACGGCATCGAGCTGACGGTCTTTGTGAATGGCTATGTCCATGTGGGAAAAATCGCCGGCGACCAGGAAGAGCTACATATTTTCAACCACATCGGTGAATATGACTTTACCCCGGAGCAGTTGCTGGCGCGGCTTGCGGAACTGGAAAAGCTGTATCCCTTAGATGCGGTGGAAATAACGAAGAAGGGCTTTCGCGATCGTGTTTTTGAAGCGCTGGAGATAGCCTATCCCAAAATCGCCTCCGATGACTCGCACACACTCGCCGGCATCGGCAGGGCCTGGGTGGAGCTGGATGCGAAGCGGGAAAAGGATTCGATCATCAAGTCAGTAAAAAAGGGAGAATTCTGGAATTGCTATCTGCACTGA
- a CDS encoding O-acetyl-ADP-ribose deacetylase, with translation MHNMKMENRIKAIKADITRLKVDAIVNAANSSLLGGGGVDGAIHRAAGPELLRECRLLNGCKTGQAKLTRGYKLPAKYVIHTVGPVWQGGVAGEPELLASCYAECLRIAAEKQLTTLAFPAISCGIYGYPVEQAVRVALKTVAEFLKTDDTLERVSFVCFNEQILAAYQKRLKELGLEDLIK, from the coding sequence ATGCACAATATGAAAATGGAAAATCGAATCAAAGCAATTAAAGCAGATATTACAAGACTCAAGGTAGATGCGATCGTCAATGCCGCCAATAGTTCGCTGCTGGGCGGCGGGGGGGTGGATGGCGCGATCCACCGGGCCGCAGGGCCGGAACTGCTCCGGGAATGCCGTTTGCTCAACGGCTGTAAAACCGGTCAGGCCAAACTTACGCGAGGCTATAAACTCCCGGCAAAGTATGTTATCCATACAGTGGGGCCCGTATGGCAGGGCGGAGTCGCCGGCGAGCCTGAATTACTGGCTTCGTGTTATGCCGAATGCCTGAGAATTGCGGCGGAAAAACAGCTAACAACGCTGGCGTTTCCCGCAATCAGTTGTGGAATCTACGGCTATCCAGTGGAACAGGCGGTCCGGGTGGCCCTGAAGACCGTAGCTGAATTTTTAAAGACGGATGATACACTTGAACGGGTGAGCTTCGTCTGCTTTAATGAACAGATATTGGCGGCTTACCAGAAGCGTCTCAAGGAGCTGGGCTTGGAGGACTTGATTAAATGA
- the corA gene encoding magnesium/cobalt transporter CorA: protein MKKNGKRKRSRENPRSGKKAGLAPGTPVFIGERKQDKTNISILDYSQDHLEDIPEANLDDCARFKSGDNIAWINVNGIHDVSLIQNLATLFGLHPLTAEDIANTSQRPKVEEFGDYIFFVIKIMTYSDDTAAIDYENVSIILGKNFVISFRERDSNILDHLKERIRAGKGSIRGEKADHLAYAIMDAVIDEYFIAIEKVGDHIEDLDDEILASSGAVAMQKLHRLKWEVLFLRKAIWPLREEISAIAKSESPLIGASTKIFLRDLYDHTIEIIDMVETYRDIIGGMHDTFLSSISNRMNQVMKVLTIIGTIFIPLTFIAGVYGMNFEYMPELKWKWGYFTLLGFMAALAIIMLAIFKKRKWL, encoded by the coding sequence ATGAAGAAAAACGGCAAGCGCAAAAGAAGCCGCGAGAATCCCCGCTCCGGCAAAAAGGCGGGCCTCGCGCCCGGAACGCCTGTTTTTATCGGCGAGCGGAAACAGGACAAGACAAACATCAGCATCCTTGATTATTCCCAGGATCACCTCGAGGACATTCCCGAGGCGAACCTTGATGATTGCGCGCGTTTCAAGAGCGGCGACAACATTGCCTGGATTAATGTCAACGGCATCCATGACGTAAGTTTGATTCAGAATCTGGCAACTCTCTTCGGCCTTCATCCCCTGACCGCCGAAGATATCGCCAACACCAGTCAGCGCCCCAAGGTTGAAGAATTTGGCGATTACATATTTTTTGTCATAAAAATAATGACTTATTCTGATGATACTGCCGCGATCGACTATGAAAATGTCAGCATCATCCTCGGTAAAAATTTTGTCATCTCTTTTCGGGAGCGTGACAGCAATATCCTCGATCATCTGAAAGAGCGGATTCGGGCCGGCAAAGGGAGTATACGCGGCGAAAAGGCGGATCATCTGGCATACGCCATCATGGATGCGGTGATCGACGAGTATTTTATTGCCATCGAAAAAGTCGGCGATCATATTGAGGATCTCGATGACGAGATTCTGGCGTCCTCCGGCGCCGTGGCGATGCAGAAACTCCACCGCCTTAAATGGGAGGTTCTGTTTCTGCGCAAGGCCATCTGGCCGCTCCGGGAAGAAATTTCCGCCATTGCCAAAAGCGAATCGCCGCTGATCGGCGCTTCGACCAAAATCTTCCTGCGCGATCTCTACGACCATACAATCGAAATCATCGACATGGTGGAGACGTATCGCGACATCATCGGCGGCATGCACGACACGTTTTTGTCCAGCATCAGCAACCGGATGAACCAGGTCATGAAGGTACTCACCATCATCGGCACAATATTTATCCCGCTGACGTTCATTGCCGGCGTCTATGGGATGAACTTCGAATACATGCCGGAATTGAAATGGAAATGGGGTTATTTTACGCTTCTGGGGTTTATGGCGGCGCTTGCGATTATCATGCTGGCCATTTTCAAAAAGCGCAAATGGTTGTGA
- a CDS encoding helix-turn-helix transcriptional regulator, whose protein sequence is MGTSQQAISRIESGEYEGFTLKTLEKIAEVTGMRIKIEFVTA, encoded by the coding sequence ATGGGAACCAGCCAGCAGGCGATTTCAAGGATAGAGAGCGGCGAGTATGAGGGCTTCACGCTCAAGACCTTGGAAAAAATCGCCGAAGTAACCGGTATGCGAATTAAAATCGAGTTCGTTACGGCATAG
- a CDS encoding NAD(P)/FAD-dependent oxidoreductase — protein MPDSKHSSAIVVGSGPNGLAAAVTLAQAGLAVTVYEKNGMIGGACRTEELIQPGYLHDVGSAVHPLAIVSPLFRKLPLAEYGLKWIVPPASLAHPFDDGTAVLLGGSVGQTASQLDAADRNSYKKLMAPLVRHWEEIVIEAMKFPQIPLRHPFLMLNFGRHALCSAAGLARSIFVGGRARALLGGLGIHSVMNMESSGSIAAGMVLALAAHTTGWPLPEGGSRSITKALADYLIKLGGKIVTDYEVKTLEQLLPDQLLMLDITPGQFLEMAERRLPDSYKRRLHNYRYGPGVFKVDWILDGPVPWKARECLTAGAVHLGGLLEEIQAAETAVWEGRHPEQPFVLLAQPSLFDRTRTVGDEQIVWGYCHVPNGSTLDMTGRIEGQIERFAPGFKDRIRSRRVMSPADFQADNPNCVGGDITGGRQSLRKMVFPEISWKTPLDNVFLCSSSTPPGPGVHGICGSRAAQAALKRWG, from the coding sequence ATGCCCGATTCAAAACATAGTTCCGCGATCGTCGTCGGTTCAGGGCCAAACGGCCTCGCCGCGGCGGTTACGCTCGCTCAGGCCGGCCTGGCGGTGACCGTTTATGAAAAAAACGGGATGATCGGCGGCGCCTGCCGCACCGAGGAACTTATCCAGCCCGGATATCTGCACGACGTAGGCTCGGCGGTCCACCCGCTCGCCATTGTGTCGCCGCTTTTCCGGAAATTGCCGCTCGCCGAATACGGACTTAAATGGATAGTGCCTCCCGCTTCCCTGGCGCATCCCTTTGACGACGGGACGGCCGTGCTGCTGGGCGGATCGGTTGGCCAAACGGCCTCCCAGCTCGATGCCGCCGACCGGAATAGCTATAAAAAACTGATGGCGCCATTGGTCAGGCATTGGGAAGAAATAGTTATCGAGGCGATGAAGTTTCCCCAAATACCCCTGCGCCATCCCTTTTTGATGCTCAATTTCGGACGGCATGCCCTCTGTTCGGCCGCGGGACTGGCCCGAAGCATATTTGTGGGGGGGCGCGCCCGGGCCTTGCTGGGCGGCCTCGGCATCCACTCGGTAATGAATATGGAAAGCTCAGGCAGCATCGCGGCCGGGATGGTGCTGGCCCTGGCGGCGCATACCACCGGCTGGCCCCTTCCGGAAGGCGGCTCCCGCAGCATAACCAAGGCCCTGGCTGATTATCTCATAAAACTGGGAGGGAAAATAGTAACCGATTATGAGGTGAAAACGCTGGAGCAGCTCCTCCCCGATCAGCTGCTTATGCTCGATATAACGCCCGGGCAATTTCTGGAAATGGCCGAACGGCGCTTACCGGATTCCTATAAACGCCGCTTGCATAATTATCGCTACGGGCCGGGCGTCTTCAAGGTGGACTGGATACTGGACGGGCCGGTTCCGTGGAAGGCCAGGGAATGCCTGACCGCAGGCGCCGTGCATCTGGGAGGTCTGCTCGAGGAAATACAGGCTGCGGAAACAGCGGTCTGGGAGGGTCGCCACCCGGAGCAGCCCTTCGTCCTGCTGGCGCAACCCAGCCTCTTTGACCGGACGCGCACCGTAGGGGATGAGCAGATTGTCTGGGGCTACTGTCATGTGCCCAATGGCTCGACGCTGGACATGACCGGCAGAATCGAGGGGCAGATCGAACGCTTTGCGCCCGGGTTCAAGGATCGGATAAGATCCCGGCGCGTCATGTCTCCCGCCGATTTTCAGGCAGATAATCCCAACTGCGTCGGCGGCGATATTACCGGCGGCCGGCAGAGCCTGAGAAAAATGGTCTTCCCCGAAATTTCCTGGAAAACGCCGTTGGATAACGTTTTTCTCTGTTCATCCTCGACGCCGCCCGGTCCCGGAGTCCACGGCATTTGCGGCAGCCGGGCGGCGCAGGCGGCTTTAAAAAGGTGGGGATAA
- a CDS encoding STAS domain-containing protein has product MELQALNKSTGIIAIAGVLCSDSEAVLNNIFTDAGVRGMKNIILDFRPLEQMNSAGASVLAKLATTAKRQQVKLSAFGLNERYREIFVLTGLDEGIVFLDETAAAPDALSGDELRQLKQTDTGHGRQDDGGWAPNIPTLRVTEKPAGAMNKNVDGRRVLGPLQGFGPLWQKTYLLAIEKPGLQPPDIIEIMKNHFPDFQPPANKFYATSRGIAAGEIVLIDSATPGGIVSTGVLVSYADAGSFTLMTPQGHPEAGWVTFSAEKKGDSVQMQIQGLARASDPLYEVAFRIAGSKLQESIWRHVLSSLAAYLEVEAEVLVVKTCVAADLQWERAGNLWYSAQIRSLPYNIPLLFKTTATY; this is encoded by the coding sequence ATGGAGCTTCAAGCTCTCAACAAGTCAACAGGTATAATTGCCATAGCCGGCGTTCTTTGCTCCGACAGCGAAGCCGTCCTGAATAATATTTTCACGGATGCCGGGGTGCGGGGCATGAAAAACATCATTCTCGATTTTCGTCCGCTGGAACAGATGAACAGCGCCGGCGCCAGCGTCCTGGCCAAACTGGCGACAACGGCAAAAAGGCAGCAGGTTAAATTATCCGCCTTCGGACTAAATGAACGCTATCGGGAAATCTTCGTTCTGACCGGCCTTGACGAAGGCATTGTCTTTCTTGATGAAACAGCGGCAGCGCCGGACGCGCTATCGGGAGATGAGCTGCGGCAACTGAAGCAGACAGATACCGGCCACGGCCGGCAGGATGATGGCGGCTGGGCGCCGAATATTCCCACGCTCAGAGTTACGGAGAAACCAGCCGGGGCAATGAACAAAAATGTTGATGGGCGCCGGGTGCTGGGACCGCTCCAGGGATTCGGGCCGCTGTGGCAGAAGACTTACCTGCTTGCCATAGAGAAGCCGGGCTTGCAGCCTCCGGATATCATTGAAATAATGAAAAATCATTTCCCGGATTTTCAGCCCCCCGCAAATAAGTTTTATGCAACCTCCAGGGGCATCGCCGCGGGCGAGATAGTGCTGATAGATTCAGCGACGCCGGGTGGCATAGTTTCCACCGGGGTGCTTGTTTCCTATGCCGACGCCGGAAGCTTTACCCTGATGACGCCCCAGGGACATCCGGAAGCGGGCTGGGTCACTTTCAGCGCCGAGAAAAAGGGTGATTCGGTGCAAATGCAGATTCAGGGGCTGGCCCGCGCCTCTGACCCGTTGTACGAAGTCGCCTTCCGCATTGCCGGTTCGAAATTGCAGGAGTCTATCTGGCGGCACGTATTGTCATCGCTTGCCGCCTATCTTGAAGTGGAGGCGGAGGTGCTGGTGGTAAAAACCTGCGTTGCCGCCGACCTGCAATGGGAAAGAGCGGGCAATCTCTGGTACAGCGCGCAAATCAGATCGCTTCCCTACAATATTCCGCTGCTTTTTAAAACGACGGCGACGTATTGA
- a CDS encoding GGDEF domain-containing protein: MNILARLEKQDKIFKMAVGFALLAAIVILDFFTGQKLAISLFYLLPISFVTWFLGRWPGIVVVLAGVLVLFAAGIYSGHIYQNEIVAVLNILIRFSLFVFVLLLLSALKSAMEREKELASTDYLTGAANARRFFELLGLECHRLQRYGRPFTLVYLDLDNFKEVNDRFGHPEGDRALRTIVRYAREHLRKIDVIARLGGDELAFLLPELDQESARAVLVKLQNGLLEEMKLNHWPVTFSIGVVTCNRGVPKTATQLLQIADALMYSVKHNGKNGIAYLTYTGNAGGQLADDCI; the protein is encoded by the coding sequence ATGAACATTCTTGCTCGCCTGGAAAAACAGGATAAAATTTTCAAGATGGCGGTCGGTTTTGCCCTGCTTGCAGCAATCGTCATCCTGGATTTTTTTACGGGACAAAAGCTCGCCATTTCACTGTTTTATCTGCTGCCGATTTCTTTTGTCACCTGGTTTCTCGGCAGATGGCCAGGGATCGTCGTTGTCCTGGCCGGCGTTCTGGTGCTGTTTGCGGCGGGTATTTACTCCGGGCATATCTACCAGAACGAAATTGTTGCTGTTTTAAATATTTTGATCAGATTCTCGTTATTTGTTTTTGTCTTGTTACTCCTGTCGGCATTGAAAAGCGCCATGGAGCGGGAAAAGGAATTGGCATCCACGGATTACCTGACCGGCGCGGCCAATGCCCGCCGTTTTTTTGAACTGCTGGGGCTGGAATGTCACCGTCTGCAACGATATGGACGTCCCTTCACGTTAGTCTATTTAGACCTTGACAATTTTAAGGAAGTCAACGATCGGTTCGGACATCCGGAAGGAGACCGGGCTCTTCGCACCATCGTTCGTTACGCCCGGGAGCATTTGCGGAAAATTGATGTGATTGCGCGACTGGGAGGCGATGAATTGGCATTTCTGCTGCCGGAGCTTGATCAGGAATCGGCCCGCGCCGTTCTCGTCAAACTCCAGAACGGTCTTCTGGAAGAGATGAAGCTGAACCACTGGCCGGTTACCTTCAGTATCGGCGTCGTCACCTGTAACCGGGGTGTGCCCAAAACCGCCACTCAGCTTTTGCAAATAGCCGATGCGCTCATGTACTCAGTAAAACATAACGGGAAAAATGGAATCGCCTATCTGACCTATACCGGCAATGCCGGCGGGCAGCTTGCAGACGATTGCATATAG